The Natrinema saccharevitans genome includes the window GTCATCGTCCGGCGCGACGGCCGGAACCCGCAAAACAGTAGCGGTCTCCGAACCGGCACGCGCCGCCTCGAGCCCTGGTCCGGTCCGTGACCGCGGCCGACCTCGGACCGACTCGCGAGCGATCCGGCGGTCGACGGCGCGACGGTGGTGACCGACCGCCGGGCGAGGCGAACGATTTCGGGTTCCGCGGCCGGATCGTCCCCAAAGAACACGCGTAAGTGCGGCGACTCCTAAGCGCGCAGTATGTCGGAACCAGCCGATCTCGAAGAACTGCGACGCGGGACCGATCTCGTCAAGCGCGGGTTCGCGCGAATGCAGAAGGGCGGCGTCATCATGGACGTCGTCAACGAAGAACAGGCACGGATCGCCGAGGACGCCGGCGCGGTCGCCGTGATGGCCCTCGAGGCCGTTCCGGCCGACATCCGCAAGCGCGGCGGCGTCGCCCGGATGGCCGACCCCGCCGACGTCGAGGCGATCGTTGACGAGGTCTCGATCCCGGTGATGGGCAAGTCCCGGATCGGCCACACCAAGGAGGCCCAGATCCTCGAGGCGATCGGGGTCGACATGATCGACGAGTCGGAGGTTCTGACCCCCGCGGACGACGCCTACCACATCGACAAGCGCGAGTTCACCGCGCCCTTCGTCTGTGGCGCGCGGAACCTCGGCGAGGCCCTGCGCCGGGTCAACGAGGGCGCGGCGATGATCCGCACCAAAGGCGAGGCCGGCACCGGCGACGTCAACCAGGCCGTCCACCACCAGCGGACGATCAAGGGCGCGATCCGCGAACTCGAGGGCATGACCCACGAGGAACGCGAGGCCTACGCCCGCGAGATCGAAGCCCCCGCGGAACTGGTCCACGAGACCGCCGAACTGGGCCGGCTCCCGGTCGTGAACTTCGCTGCCGGCGGCATCGCGACGCCCGCCGACGCCGCCCTGATGATGCACCACGAGTGCGACGGTATCTTCGTGGGCAGCGGGATCTTCGGCGCGGAGAACCCGCCCGAGATGGCCGAGGCGATCGTCGAGGCGACGAACAACTGGGACGACCCCGAGCGCCTCGCCGAGATCTCGAAGAACCTCGGCAAGGGGATGAAAGGCGACGCGAACGCCGATCTCTCCGAGGAAGAGAAGCTGCAGGACCGCGGCGTCTGATCGACCACGACTCCCGTCATCTACGCCTCGTTTTTCGTACGGTTACGACTCGTTTTCGCCGACACACGGCGTTTGTCGGCTCCGGCAAGTGCCGTCCGATCCCGCGACGCTGTCCGGACCGAATCCGACTATCGGGCACGCGACGCGACGACGACCAGAAACAGCAGGTACGTCACCAGCGACCCGGTCCCGGCCGAAAGGACGGCCGTCGGCGCGAACGCGACGCCGAGGCCGACGATACCGAACGACAGCGCGAGCGCCCCGAACTGGACCGGCCTGCGTTCCCAGTACGCTCGGACCGTCTCGTAGTGCCGGAACGCGACCACCTCGAAGCCGAGCGTCCCGGCACAGCCGAGCGCGAAGAAGGGACCCGACAGCGGGGTGCCGACGAGAGCGAGCGCGAGCGCGAACCCGGCCAGCGAGACCGTCGCAAGCACCGCGTCGGTTCGGGCACCCATCGCCGAGCTACGAACCGTCCGAGTACAGCATCGCCCCCTCGCTGACGGCCGTCTGGTAGGCCCGACTCTCGACGCCGACGGCGTCGAAGGCGTCGACCATCGCCGAGGCGATCTCCCGCTGGTCCTGCCGGCGACAGACCGCCAGAATCCCGGGGCCGGCCCCGCTGACGGTGACGCCGGTCGCGCCCGCCTCGAGGGCGGCCTCACGAACCCGGTCGTAGCCGTCGATGAGCTTTGTGCGTTCGGGGGTGACGACCGCGTCGACCATCCCTCTCCCGACGAGGTCGGGATCGTTCCGGCTCATGCCGACGGCCAGCGTGGCGGCGTTGCCGACGGTGTCGACGATGTCGTCCATCGTCGCCGACTCGGGGACGACGCCGCGCGCGTCGCGCGTGGAGACGGAGATATCGGGGAGGCAGGCGACCACGGGGATCGAGGCGTCGACCTGCGTGACGCCCTCGTCGGTGACGACGGTAAACCCGCCCAGTAAGGCCGGGGCGACGTTGTCCGCGTGGGCCTCGCCGGAGACGAGCGCCTCGCCCTCGGCGGCGATCGGCACGAGTTCCTCCCGGGAGCGACCGCGGTCGTACAGGGCGTTCAGCGCGACGGCCGCGGCGGCCGCGCTCGCCGCCGACGACCCCAGTCCCGACGAGGGGCGGACCCCCTTGTCGATCCGGATCCGGGCCGGGGCGTTGAGCGCCTTCGCCACCGCGCCGACGGTGTTCTTCTCGGGGTCTTCGGGGATGTACTCGCTGCCGGCCCCGGTGACCGTGATCGTCGTCTCCGGCGCGCGTTCGACCCGGACGATGTCGGCGGGCGTCCCGAGAGCGACACCGAAGACGTCGAAGCCGCTCCCGAGGTTCGCACTCGTCGCGGGTGCCCGCACGGTGAGCATGCCGATTCCTTTCCAGACTGCAGTCAAAAAGGTAGCGAACGACGACGACAGCCGCCGCGGCTGCCGTCGGTGACTCGAGCGGTCCCGGTCGGGAACCGACCCGGTCGATCGTCGTTACTCGTCGTCGGTCGTGCCGAACGTGAAGACGTCGTCGTCAGCGTCTCCTTCGTCGGTTTCGTCGTCGCCAGCGTCGTCGTCGACCGGCTCGAGCGGTTCGGCGGCCGTGTCGTCGCCGTCGTCTTCGAACCCGGAACTCTCGTCGGCCACGGGTTCGCCCTCGGTCGCCGATTCCGTCTCGTCGGGCAGCGGCTCGGCCGGCTCACTGTCGTCGGCCAGCGGATCCGGTTCGTCGGCGTCCGCCAGCGGGTCGTCCGTCTCGCCGTCGTCAGCGAGTGGGTCCGTTTCGGTGTCGCCGTCGTCAGCGAGCGGGTCCGTTTCGGTGTCGCCGCCGAGCGGTTCGGCCGGCTCGCCGTCGTCGGTCGCGGTCGTCTCGTCGGCGTCCATCACCGGCTCCGCCGCCGCTTCGTCCTCGATACCGAGGATCTCTTCGGCTCCGATCTCCTCGGGTGCGTCGGCGTCCTCGGGCGCGGGTTCGGCGTCCGTCTCGTCGACGCTCGACCCCTCCGTCTCGAGGGAGTCACCGTCGGTGTCGTCGGTATCGTCACCGATGCCGGGACTCGACGCCGTCTCGGCGTCGGCCCCGTCGGCGTCGAAGGTGATTCCCTGCTCCCGTTCGTCGGTCGCCTCGTCGACCGCGTACTCGGCGTCGGTGCCCAGTTCCGCGTCGACGTCGAACGCCGACTCGAGTTCGACGTCCGCGAGGTCGATATCCGTGTCGAACCGGTCGAGCGCCTCCGAGAGCTGCGAGGCCTGCTCGGAGAGGCTCGAGGCGGACTTGGTGACCTCGGTCAGTGCGGTGGTCTGTTCCTCGGCGGCGGCGGCGACGTTCTCGGCCTCGGAGGTCGTCTCCTCGGAGATCGTCGCCGCGTCGTCGACCATCGCGACGACCTCCTGCGTCGAGGCCGCCTGCTCTTCGGTCGCCGCGGAGATCTCCTGGACGCCGACGTTGGTCTCCTTGGCGAGGTTGGCGATCTCTTCGAGCGCGCTGACCGCTTCCTGAACCTGTCGGCTTGCGTTCTCGATGTCGGCACTCGTGCCCTCGACCTCGGCCGCGGACTGCTCGGTCCGATCGCGGATCGCCTCGAGGCGGTCCTCGGCTTCGTCGGCCGCTTCGGCGACATCTTCGGAGAGCGCCTTGACCTCCTTGGCGACGACGGAGAACCCTTCGTCGTCGCTGTTGCCACCCGCGGAGCGGGAGGCCTCGATGTTGGCGTTCAGCGCCAGCATGT containing:
- the pdxS gene encoding pyridoxal 5'-phosphate synthase lyase subunit PdxS; amino-acid sequence: MSEPADLEELRRGTDLVKRGFARMQKGGVIMDVVNEEQARIAEDAGAVAVMALEAVPADIRKRGGVARMADPADVEAIVDEVSIPVMGKSRIGHTKEAQILEAIGVDMIDESEVLTPADDAYHIDKREFTAPFVCGARNLGEALRRVNEGAAMIRTKGEAGTGDVNQAVHHQRTIKGAIRELEGMTHEEREAYAREIEAPAELVHETAELGRLPVVNFAAGGIATPADAALMMHHECDGIFVGSGIFGAENPPEMAEAIVEATNNWDDPERLAEISKNLGKGMKGDANADLSEEEKLQDRGV
- a CDS encoding homoserine kinase, which codes for MLTVRAPATSANLGSGFDVFGVALGTPADIVRVERAPETTITVTGAGSEYIPEDPEKNTVGAVAKALNAPARIRIDKGVRPSSGLGSSAASAAAAAVALNALYDRGRSREELVPIAAEGEALVSGEAHADNVAPALLGGFTVVTDEGVTQVDASIPVVACLPDISVSTRDARGVVPESATMDDIVDTVGNAATLAVGMSRNDPDLVGRGMVDAVVTPERTKLIDGYDRVREAALEAGATGVTVSGAGPGILAVCRRQDQREIASAMVDAFDAVGVESRAYQTAVSEGAMLYSDGS